A genomic segment from Alteribacillus bidgolensis encodes:
- the aspA gene encoding aspartate ammonia-lyase gives MSEFRTERDFLGEKMVPIDAYYGIQTIRAKENFPITGYPPHPELIKAFGYVKKAAAIANREVGVLNKNIAAAVIQAADEVIEGAFNDQFIVDAIQGGAGTSFNMNANEVIANRAIEILGGTKGHYLTVSPNTHVNMAQSTNDSFPTAIHIAALRLAKVLLKSLEQIISTLKDKEAEFDKFIKMGRTHLQDAVPIRLGQEFGAYRRVLTRDLARIKGSVNHLYEINMGATAVGTGLNAKPEYIEKVAKYLAEITGFPLYSAENLVDATQNTDAYTELSAALKVHAINLSKIANDLRLMSSGPRTGLNEINLPPRQPGSSIMPGKVNPVMCEVINQISFQVIGNDHTISMASEAGQLELNVMEPVLVFNLLQSLSVLHNGLQVFREHAIVGISANVDHCREMVEHSVGIITAINPHVGYETASRIAKEAIETGRSVREICLERDILSKEELDEILDTKEMTNPGIAGADFLFKS, from the coding sequence ATGAGTGAATTTCGTACCGAAAGAGACTTTTTGGGAGAAAAAATGGTGCCCATTGATGCTTATTACGGCATACAAACAATACGTGCAAAAGAAAATTTTCCAATTACCGGTTATCCCCCTCATCCGGAATTGATAAAAGCTTTCGGATATGTGAAAAAAGCAGCTGCAATAGCAAATAGAGAAGTAGGTGTTTTAAATAAAAATATTGCAGCGGCAGTTATACAAGCCGCAGATGAGGTGATTGAAGGAGCCTTTAATGACCAATTTATTGTGGATGCGATTCAAGGCGGCGCGGGTACTTCGTTTAATATGAATGCCAATGAAGTTATTGCAAACCGAGCAATTGAAATATTAGGTGGGACGAAAGGTCATTATTTAACAGTTAGTCCAAATACTCATGTGAATATGGCACAATCGACCAATGATTCTTTTCCTACAGCAATTCATATTGCTGCACTTCGCTTAGCAAAAGTACTATTGAAGTCTTTAGAACAGATTATATCTACATTAAAAGATAAAGAAGCAGAATTTGATAAATTCATAAAAATGGGTCGTACTCATTTACAAGATGCCGTACCAATCAGGCTCGGACAGGAATTTGGAGCTTACCGGCGGGTTTTAACTAGGGATTTAGCAAGAATTAAAGGCTCAGTAAATCATTTATATGAAATAAATATGGGTGCTACGGCTGTTGGAACAGGTTTAAATGCGAAACCTGAATATATTGAAAAGGTAGCAAAATATTTAGCTGAAATAACTGGCTTTCCCTTATACAGTGCAGAAAATTTAGTAGATGCTACACAAAATACAGATGCATATACAGAATTATCTGCGGCTTTAAAGGTACATGCTATAAATTTGTCAAAAATAGCTAATGATTTACGTTTAATGAGTTCAGGACCTCGAACCGGCCTGAATGAAATTAACCTTCCCCCGAGACAGCCAGGCTCCTCGATTATGCCTGGTAAAGTAAATCCAGTAATGTGTGAAGTGATAAATCAAATTTCTTTTCAAGTTATCGGTAACGATCACACGATAAGTATGGCTTCAGAAGCAGGCCAGCTCGAGCTGAATGTAATGGAACCAGTGTTAGTTTTTAATCTCTTGCAATCTTTATCGGTTCTGCATAATGGTTTGCAAGTCTTCAGAGAGCATGCAATTGTGGGGATAAGCGCGAATGTGGACCATTGCAGGGAAATGGTAGAACATAGTGTTGGTATAATCACAGCTATTAATCCACATGTTGGGTATGAAACTGCATCAAGAATTGCAAAGGAAGCAATAGAAACAGGGAGAAGCGTGAGAGAGATTTGCCTTGAAAGGGATATATTAAGCAAAGAAGAGCTCGACGAAATTTTGGATACAAAAGAAATGACAAACCCGGGAATAGCTGGAGCAGATTTTTTATTTAAATCATAA
- a CDS encoding MTH1187 family thiamine-binding protein, producing the protein MKGLSYQNGVLFFGEKYIGWASVKNNKPVSEVLPLSSMSMLKIACHVFKLMPRWYKLLFYVWVAAVIFSPLFHLIGINLPALPFYTFIYFVFGTHFIFPKQLKKFHGAEHKVFSFKGVKKRRNIYRIKKAAITNRYCSTNIVVMYFLTVLFFTPAACLWYPFQQAIAIVSYSAVLFVPIFHRIIQQKKMAVFRKPLLYLSYAVQRHISCSHPERIHLLTAVEAYRALAENEYPHLLVEKPKMKKEEKKMAIIDLTIVPVGTESTSMSEDVAEVQKVLDRHSQKIDYHLTSMSTIIEGDLNDLFPIVQELHEIPFNRGAKRVATNIRLDDRRDGTQESMKGKVSSVENKLS; encoded by the coding sequence ATGAAAGGTCTCTCTTATCAAAACGGCGTCCTGTTTTTCGGTGAAAAATATATCGGATGGGCCAGCGTAAAGAATAATAAGCCGGTTTCTGAGGTTCTTCCTTTAAGTAGCATGTCTATGTTGAAGATAGCATGCCATGTTTTTAAATTGATGCCTCGCTGGTATAAATTATTATTTTATGTATGGGTTGCTGCTGTGATTTTTTCACCTTTATTTCATTTAATAGGTATAAACTTACCGGCGCTTCCCTTTTATACGTTTATTTATTTTGTTTTTGGTACCCATTTTATTTTTCCAAAACAATTAAAGAAGTTTCATGGTGCTGAGCATAAGGTATTTAGTTTTAAAGGGGTAAAAAAAAGAAGAAACATTTATCGAATAAAAAAGGCAGCTATTACAAATCGCTATTGCTCAACAAATATAGTAGTCATGTATTTTTTAACAGTATTATTTTTTACTCCTGCTGCTTGTTTATGGTACCCGTTTCAACAAGCAATAGCTATTGTGTCTTATAGTGCTGTTTTGTTCGTGCCAATTTTTCACCGTATCATCCAGCAAAAAAAGATGGCTGTATTCAGAAAACCTTTACTTTATCTATCATATGCCGTGCAGCGCCATATCTCTTGTTCTCATCCAGAAAGAATTCATTTGTTAACTGCCGTAGAAGCTTACAGGGCCTTGGCTGAAAATGAATATCCGCATCTGTTAGTGGAAAAGCCTAAAATGAAAAAGGAGGAGAAAAAAATGGCAATTATTGATTTGACAATAGTCCCGGTGGGTACGGAATCAACAAGTATGAGTGAAGATGTGGCAGAAGTTCAAAAAGTGTTAGATCGGCATTCACAGAAAATAGACTATCACTTAACCTCTATGAGCACTATCATTGAAGGCGATCTGAATGATCTATTCCCTATTGTTCAAGAACTGCATGAAATACCGTTTAATCGGGGGGCAAAACGAGTAGCAACAAACATTAGGCTAGACGACCGCAGGGATGGTACCCAGGAAAGTATGAAAGGGAAAGTCAGCTCGGTGGAAAATAAGCTGAGTTAA
- the comGA gene encoding competence type IV pilus ATPase ComGA, with the protein MTNIEWESRKLIERALSLDATDIHLHPNERNTSLLFRLQGKLHHMQSLKKRDSERLIAHFKFRAGMDIGEQRRPQDGSFMLKNTSPPVNLRFSTIPAYFRESLSIRLLPQNNFFPLSSLSYSPAVTSLFYRLLTYRNGMIILTGPTGSGKTTTLYAFMNALKQADNSRIISIEDPVEIRNEKVIQTEINEKAGLTFTEMLKASMRHDPDALMVGEIRGHDTAYHAIRAAYTGHLVFTTMHAGSPYGAIKRLIDFGFSPLDLQETILCITSQFLMARYCPLCKSNECSPYCGKHGMSSRIALFDILAEKELKNAITKKTSPILTFSHEDQWKRGIALGLFSEKMKIKEVCYDV; encoded by the coding sequence TTGACGAATATTGAATGGGAAAGCAGAAAGTTAATAGAGCGTGCTTTGTCATTAGATGCAACAGATATTCATCTGCATCCTAACGAACGTAACACTTCTTTGCTTTTCCGGCTTCAAGGAAAACTTCATCACATGCAGTCTTTGAAAAAAAGAGATTCGGAACGTTTAATTGCCCACTTTAAGTTCAGGGCAGGGATGGACATTGGTGAACAAAGACGTCCCCAAGACGGGTCTTTTATGTTAAAGAACACTTCTCCTCCGGTAAACCTTCGTTTTTCCACAATCCCTGCTTACTTTCGTGAAAGTTTGTCTATTCGACTGCTTCCTCAAAACAATTTTTTTCCTTTATCCTCTTTATCTTACTCTCCGGCTGTTACTTCCTTATTTTATCGGTTGCTAACCTATAGAAACGGCATGATTATTCTAACCGGGCCTACAGGTTCAGGAAAAACAACCACTCTTTATGCATTCATGAATGCCTTAAAACAAGCAGATAATTCACGAATCATCAGCATAGAAGATCCTGTAGAAATTAGAAATGAAAAGGTTATTCAAACAGAAATTAATGAAAAAGCAGGTTTAACGTTTACGGAAATGTTAAAAGCTTCGATGCGTCACGATCCAGATGCACTTATGGTTGGAGAAATCAGAGGACATGACACCGCTTATCACGCGATACGTGCGGCGTATACTGGACATTTAGTATTTACAACGATGCACGCTGGTTCCCCGTATGGAGCTATAAAAAGATTAATTGATTTTGGGTTTTCGCCGCTTGATTTACAAGAAACAATATTATGTATTACTTCTCAATTTTTAATGGCAAGATATTGTCCGTTATGTAAAAGCAATGAATGTTCGCCCTATTGTGGTAAGCATGGTATGTCTTCTCGAATTGCTCTGTTTGATATTTTAGCAGAAAAAGAACTCAAAAACGCTATAACTAAAAAAACCTCTCCCATTTTGACTTTTTCACATGAAGATCAATGGAAAAGAGGGATTGCCCTCGGCCTATTTTCTGAAAAAATGAAGATTAAGGAGGTCTGTTACGATGTATGA